A portion of the Glycine max cultivar Williams 82 chromosome 10, Glycine_max_v4.0, whole genome shotgun sequence genome contains these proteins:
- the LOC100777200 gene encoding threonine dehydratase biosynthetic, chloroplastic, with amino-acid sequence MEALRVAPTTPPLLRRHHPLRQMARHPLTARPRRAPLIAATLSTPPEAAHSSVAAAVAEDPSEAAPPPRPRVLPDSLQYPPGFVGAIPARSRSDGGGGGIDAMTYLTNILSSKVYDVAIESPLQLAPKLSARLGVKVWLKREDLQPVFSFKLRGAYNMMAKLPRELLERGVICSSAGNHAQGVALAAKRLNCSAVIAMPVTTPEIKWKSVEALGATVVLVGDSYDEAQAYAKKRGVEEGRTFVPPFDHPDVIMGQGTVGMEIVRQMQGPIFAIFVPVGGGGLIAGIAAYVKRVNPEVKIFGVEPTDANAMALSLHHDQRVILDQVGGFADGVAVKEVGEETFRICKELIDGVVLVSRDSICASIKDMFEEKRNILEPAGALALAGAEAYCKHHGVQGKDIVVITSGANMNFDKLRVVTELANVGRKQEAVLATVLPEEPGSFKQFCELVGQMNITEFKYRYNSNEKAVVLYSVGIHTVSELRAMQERMESSQLKTYNLTESDLVKDHLRYLMGGRSNIQNEVLCRFTFPERPGALMKFLDPFSPRWNISLFHYRGEGETGANVLVGIQVPKSEMDEFHDRANKLGYDYKVVNNDDDFQLLMH; translated from the exons ATGGAAGCGTTGCGCGTCGCCCCCACAACCCCACCTCTCCTCCGCCGCCACCACCCTCTCCGCCAAATGGCGCGCCACCCCCTCACAGCGCGCCCCCGCCGCGCGCCCCTCATCGCCGCCACCCTCTCCACGCCGCCGGAGGCCGCTCACTCTTCCGTCGCCGCCGCCGTCGCCGAAGATCCCTCGGAGGCGGCTCCTCCTCCGCGCCCCCGCGTCTTGCCGGATTCCCTCCAGTACCCGCCCGGCTTCGTCGGCGCGATTCCCGCCCGCTCCCGCTCCGACGGTGGCGGCGGCGGGATTGATGCCATGACTTATTTGACGAACATTCTCTCTTCGAAGGTGTATGACGTGGCGATTGAGTCTCCTCTGCAATTGGCGCCAAAGCTCTCTGCGAGACTCGGGGTTAAGGTTTGGCTCAAGAGAGAGGATTTGCAACCT GTTTTCTCATTTAAGCTTCGTGGAGCTTATAATATGATGGCAAAGCTTCCGAGGGAATTGTTGGAAAGGGGGGTTATATGCTCGTCTGCTGGCAATCATGCTCAAGGAGTTGCATTGGCTGCCAAGAGGTTGAATTGCAGTGCGGTGATTGCTATGCCTGTCACCACTCCGGAAATCAAG TGGAAATCCGTGGAGGCGCTGGGTGCTACAGTTGTGCTCGTGGGGGATTCATATGATGAAGCACAAGCGTATGCTAAGAAGCGGGGGGTAGAGGAGGGTAGGACATTCGTACCTCCTTTTGATCATCCTGATGTCATCATGGGTCAGGGAACAGTTGGGATGGAAATTGTCCGCCAAATGCAGGGTCCAATTTTTGCAATCTTTGTGCCTGTGGGAGGAGGTGGTCTCATTGCTGGTATTGCTGCTTATGTGAAGAGGGTTAATCCGGAG GTGAAGATTTTTGGGGTGGAACCCACTGATGCGAATGCAATGGCATTGTCACTCCATCATGATCAGAGAGTGATTTTGGATCAGGTTGGAGGATTTGCAGATGGTGTAGCTGTTAAAGAGGTTGGTGAAGAAACTTTTCGCATATGCAAGGAGTTGATAGATGGCGTTGTTCTTGTAAGCCGTGATTCAATTTGTGCGTCAATAAAA GATATGTTCGAGGAGAAAAGGAACATATTAGAACCAGCAGGTGCACTTGCACTAGCTGGAGCTGAGGCATACTGCAAGCATCATGGGGTCCAGGGGAAAGATATTGTAGTAATAACCAGTGGAGCAAACATGAATTTTGATAAACTTCGGGTTGTAACTGAACTCGCTAACGTTGGCCGTAAACAAGAGGCTGTGCTGGCAACTGTTTTGCCAGAGGAGCCGGGCAGTTTCAAACAGTTTTGTGAATTG GTGGGGCAGATGAACATCACAGAATTCAAATACAGATATAACTCCAATGagaaggctgttgtcctttacAG TGTTGGGATTCACACAGTCTCCGAATTAAGAGCAATGCAGGAGAGGATGGAATCTTCTCAGCTCAAAACTTACAATCTCACAGAAAGTGACTTGGTGAAAGACCACTTGCGTTACTTG ATGGGAGGCCGATCAAACATTCAGAATGAGGTTCTCTGTCGTTTCACCTTTCCAGAAAGACCTGGTGCTTTGATGAAATTTTTGGACCCCTTCAGTCCACGTTGGAATATCAGTTTATTCCATTACCGAGGGGAG GGTGAAACTGGAGCAAATGTGCTAGTTGGAATACAGGTACCCAAAAGTGAGATGGATGAGTTCCACGATCGTGCCAACAAACTTGGATATGATTATAAAGTGGTGAATAATGATGATGACTTCCAGCTTCTAATGCACTGA